Proteins found in one Methylophilaceae bacterium genomic segment:
- the ftsA gene encoding cell division protein FtsA codes for MSKVREGKNLIIGLDIGTSKIVTIVAELLPDSSAKVIGLGQHPSRGLKKGVVVNIDSTMQAIQRSIEEAELMADCKITSVFTGIAGSHVKSLNSHGMVKIKDAEVTQMDIDRVVETARAIALPADQQILHILTQEFIIDGQDDVREPMGMSGLKLEVKVHIVTGAVAAAQNIVKCIKRCGLDVSDLILQPLASSNAVLTEDEKELGVCLVDIGGGTTDIAVFKSGSIRHTAVISIAGDQVTNDIAVAFRTPTQSAEDIKVKHGCALRQLADPRETVEVPGVDGREARQLSLQTLAEVIEPRVVELYELVLQELRRSGMEEMIASGIVITGGSSMMRGMIELGEEIFHMPVRLGMPRYIEGLTEVINNPRYATAVGLVLMGKQQIERELTGQMEIHSVLRVFERMKDWFKGNF; via the coding sequence ATGAGTAAAGTGCGCGAAGGTAAAAACCTGATTATCGGGTTGGATATCGGCACATCTAAAATTGTGACGATAGTGGCAGAGTTATTGCCAGATAGCAGTGCAAAAGTCATTGGGCTAGGACAGCATCCGTCTAGAGGGCTTAAAAAAGGTGTTGTTGTTAACATAGATTCAACTATGCAAGCGATTCAGCGCTCTATAGAAGAAGCTGAATTAATGGCGGATTGCAAGATAACTAGCGTGTTTACAGGTATTGCAGGTAGCCATGTTAAAAGTCTTAATTCACACGGCATGGTAAAAATTAAAGATGCAGAAGTAACACAAATGGACATCGATAGAGTGGTGGAAACAGCGCGCGCGATTGCATTGCCTGCGGATCAACAGATACTGCACATTTTGACACAAGAATTCATTATTGATGGACAAGACGATGTGCGTGAACCAATGGGGATGAGTGGTTTAAAGCTAGAGGTAAAAGTGCATATTGTCACCGGCGCCGTTGCAGCTGCTCAAAACATTGTGAAATGCATTAAACGCTGTGGTTTGGATGTCAGTGACCTTATTTTACAGCCATTGGCTTCTAGCAACGCAGTACTCACCGAAGATGAGAAAGAATTGGGTGTTTGTTTAGTCGATATTGGCGGCGGTACTACTGATATTGCGGTATTTAAAAGTGGTTCAATTCGACATACGGCAGTTATTTCAATTGCAGGTGATCAAGTGACTAATGATATTGCAGTGGCTTTTCGAACGCCCACACAATCGGCCGAGGACATTAAAGTAAAACACGGTTGCGCTTTGCGACAATTAGCAGACCCACGTGAAACTGTGGAGGTGCCAGGTGTTGATGGGAGAGAGGCAAGACAGCTTTCCTTGCAGACGTTGGCAGAGGTGATAGAGCCTCGAGTTGTTGAGCTTTATGAATTGGTCTTACAAGAGCTGCGTCGAAGTGGTATGGAGGAAATGATTGCCTCAGGCATTGTGATTACAGGTGGCTCTTCAATGATGCGCGGCATGATTGAGTTGGGTGAGGAAATTTTTCATATGCCAGTGCGACTAGGCATGCCACGCTACATAGAAGGCTTGACGGAAGTCATCAATAATCCTAGGTATGCGACAGCTGTTGGATTGGTGTTGATGGGCAAACAACAAATTGAACGTGAATTAACTGGGCAAATGGAAATTCATTCCGTACTACGTGTTTTTGAACGTATGAAAGATTGGTTTAAAGGTAATTTTTAA
- the ftsW gene encoding putative lipid II flippase FtsW, producing MLNKISTPQQATINSYDQLLLWITLILLGLGLVMVYSASIAIAEANASIGHQSTYYLVRQSIFIGISLVAGYIAFQVPMEWWQKLAPYLFVFAIALLILVLIPGVGRNINGSQRWLSLFVINLQPSELMKLFAAMYVADYAVRKSAQMDSIVNGFLPMLAVMVLVGFLLLREPDFGALTVIASISIAILWLAGINVWIVIGLIAALPVAVYFLIVSSPYRLQRVIGFMDPWADPFGKGYQLSHALIAFGRGEWFGVGLGASVEKLLYLPEAHTDFLFAVIAEELGFVGVLTVLFLFAWLVIRAFGIGKEANANERYFSALLAQGIGVWIAVQAIINIGVNMGLLPTKGLTLPLLSFGGSGILANCVGIAVLMRVDYENRLIQKGLPL from the coding sequence ATGCTAAACAAAATATCCACGCCACAGCAAGCGACTATCAATTCGTACGACCAATTGTTGTTATGGATTACATTGATATTACTTGGCTTGGGTCTGGTGATGGTCTATTCAGCCTCAATTGCCATCGCAGAAGCAAATGCATCAATTGGACATCAAAGTACTTATTATTTAGTCAGACAGTCTATTTTTATCGGCATTAGTCTTGTTGCTGGTTATATTGCTTTTCAAGTGCCAATGGAATGGTGGCAAAAATTGGCACCTTATTTATTTGTATTTGCCATTGCTTTATTAATTTTAGTATTAATACCAGGTGTTGGTCGAAACATTAATGGTAGTCAGCGCTGGTTGTCCCTGTTTGTGATTAATTTACAGCCATCTGAATTAATGAAGCTTTTTGCAGCCATGTATGTTGCAGATTATGCAGTGCGAAAATCAGCGCAAATGGACAGTATTGTTAACGGCTTCTTGCCGATGTTGGCAGTGATGGTATTGGTTGGATTTTTATTACTCAGAGAGCCAGATTTTGGTGCCCTTACAGTAATCGCCAGTATTTCAATTGCTATTTTATGGTTGGCGGGGATTAATGTTTGGATAGTTATTGGCCTGATAGCAGCGTTACCAGTTGCTGTTTACTTTTTAATTGTCAGCTCGCCTTATCGTTTACAACGTGTCATCGGCTTTATGGATCCATGGGCTGACCCCTTTGGCAAAGGCTACCAACTTTCACATGCTTTAATTGCCTTCGGTCGCGGTGAATGGTTTGGTGTCGGATTAGGCGCCAGCGTAGAAAAATTATTGTATTTGCCAGAAGCGCATACAGATTTTCTATTTGCTGTTATTGCAGAAGAGCTTGGTTTTGTTGGTGTGTTAACCGTATTATTTTTGTTTGCTTGGTTAGTCATTCGTGCCTTTGGGATTGGTAAAGAAGCGAATGCAAATGAGCGATATTTCTCAGCTTTACTAGCACAAGGCATTGGCGTTTGGATTGCCGTGCAGGCCATTATCAATATTGGTGTCAATATGGGGCTACTCCCAACAAAAGGATTAACGCTGCCACTACTTTCTTTTGGTGGCAGTGGTATTTTGGCTAACTGTGTTGGAATCGCTGTGTTAATGCGGGTTGACTATGAAAATAGACTGATTCAAAAAGGCTTGCCACTATGA
- a CDS encoding cell division protein FtsQ/DivIB gives MWHQPNQLNWLANCLYAAAIMMLLYGLIIAFIRLPIFPINVVEVGGQLEHVSRKQVELIVEEHLTGNFFTLDLKKTRDAFEKLPWTRNVSVRRHWPSTINVEIEEHKALARWGDIALVNTYGELFHGASDDDLPVFYGAGNAVKEVAQQYAQFKEILLDIDMQVTQVNLSPRFSWEIKTDKNVSIALGREHMNARLAQFSIAYQTVLSHLNTTIQYADLRYPNGFSLLQTNKQSMQQPPLRQMNIVGQT, from the coding sequence ATGTGGCATCAGCCTAATCAATTGAATTGGCTTGCAAATTGTTTATATGCAGCAGCAATCATGATGTTGTTGTATGGACTCATCATCGCTTTTATACGCTTACCTATTTTTCCGATTAATGTAGTCGAAGTGGGTGGTCAGCTTGAACACGTGAGTAGAAAGCAAGTGGAATTGATTGTAGAAGAACACTTAACAGGTAATTTTTTTACATTGGATTTAAAGAAAACGCGCGATGCATTTGAAAAATTGCCATGGACAAGAAACGTGAGTGTGCGTAGACATTGGCCTAGTACGATCAATGTGGAAATAGAGGAGCATAAAGCATTGGCCAGATGGGGAGATATTGCATTGGTGAACACCTATGGCGAATTATTTCATGGCGCTTCTGATGACGATTTGCCTGTATTTTATGGCGCAGGTAACGCAGTAAAAGAGGTCGCTCAACAGTATGCGCAATTTAAAGAAATTTTGCTCGATATTGATATGCAAGTCACACAAGTTAATTTGTCACCACGTTTTTCCTGGGAAATTAAAACCGATAAAAATGTATCGATAGCACTGGGAAGAGAGCATATGAACGCAAGATTGGCTCAGTTTTCAATCGCCTACCAAACGGTATTAAGCCATTTGAACACAACAATACAATATGCAGATTTGCGTTATCCGAATGGATTTTCGCTGCTTCAAACGAACAAACAATCAATGCAACAACCGCCTCTAAGACAGATGAACATAGTTGGCCAGACATGA
- the mraY gene encoding phospho-N-acetylmuramoyl-pentapeptide-transferase, with the protein MLLELARFLAQDIKGLNVFNYITLRAVMATLTALIISFIIGPKMIKKLTQYKVGQSVRDDGPQTHLIKAGTPTMGGALILVAIAFSTLLWADLHNRFIWVVLVTTLGFGAIGWVDDYRKVVHRNPKGLSAKAKIFWQSLIGIGVAIFLYKTAASPIETTLIFPFMKNLALPLGFVGFLALTYMVVVGSSNAVNLTDGLDGLAILPTVMVGSALGIFAYVAGHVYFSKYLGVPYVAGAGELMVFCAAMAGAGLGFLWFNAYPAEVFMGDVGALALGGALGIVAVIVRQEIVLFIMGGVFVVETCSVAMQVLYFKYTKYKTGVGKRIFLMAPLHHHYEQKGWKETQVVVRFWIITMMLVLVGLSALKIR; encoded by the coding sequence ATGCTATTAGAGCTAGCCCGTTTTTTGGCGCAAGATATCAAAGGGTTGAACGTATTTAACTACATTACACTTCGTGCTGTCATGGCAACGTTAACGGCGCTCATCATATCATTTATCATCGGGCCTAAGATGATTAAAAAACTGACCCAATACAAAGTTGGGCAATCAGTACGTGATGATGGACCGCAAACCCACTTGATTAAAGCAGGCACACCAACCATGGGCGGCGCATTAATACTGGTGGCAATCGCATTTTCGACATTGTTGTGGGCTGATTTGCATAATCGATTTATATGGGTGGTATTGGTGACCACCTTGGGTTTTGGTGCAATTGGCTGGGTTGACGATTATCGTAAAGTCGTTCATAGAAACCCGAAGGGATTGTCTGCAAAAGCAAAAATATTTTGGCAAAGTCTGATTGGAATTGGCGTTGCTATCTTTCTTTATAAAACAGCAGCATCACCGATTGAAACAACGCTGATCTTTCCATTCATGAAAAATCTAGCGCTTCCCTTGGGGTTTGTTGGGTTTTTAGCGCTCACTTATATGGTTGTTGTTGGCAGCAGCAATGCTGTCAATTTGACAGATGGTTTGGATGGTTTGGCCATATTGCCAACTGTGATGGTCGGCAGTGCTTTGGGTATTTTTGCCTATGTTGCCGGCCATGTGTATTTTTCAAAATATCTTGGTGTGCCCTATGTGGCTGGTGCCGGTGAATTAATGGTGTTTTGTGCAGCGATGGCTGGTGCCGGTTTAGGGTTTTTATGGTTTAACGCTTACCCCGCAGAAGTGTTTATGGGTGATGTGGGTGCATTGGCATTAGGCGGGGCATTGGGCATTGTTGCGGTTATCGTGCGACAAGAAATAGTGCTGTTTATTATGGGCGGTGTCTTTGTTGTTGAAACATGCTCTGTTGCTATGCAAGTGCTGTATTTCAAATATACCAAATACAAAACTGGCGTTGGGAAGCGAATTTTCTTGATGGCGCCTTTACATCATCATTATGAACAAAAAGGCTGGAAAGAAACCCAGGTTGTTGTGCGTTTTTGGATTATTACCATGATGTTGGTTTTAGTTGGGCTATCAGCATTAAAAATTAGATGA
- the murB gene encoding UDP-N-acetylmuramate dehydrogenase: MMQTELNTRLLKNEPLARYTSWRVGGAADTLFVPDGLDELIAFLAELDPDESVCFIGLGSNLLVRDGGVRGTVVVMHQALKTIKIDGAYLYAEAGITCGKLAKFSAANSQMGAEFMAGIPGTVGGALAMNAGCYGGVTWDIVEQVLTIDRYGNTHIRKADAFVTGYRSVSMPVADEWFAAAWFKLAEGDPRASTNRIKDLLAKRLASQPLNYPSGGSTFRNPEGDFAARLIEASGLKGFQIGQAQVSPKHANFIVNLGDCTAQDIESLIEHVKQTVFTEQGVMLQQEVKVIGEHA, from the coding sequence ATGATGCAAACCGAATTAAACACGAGACTGTTGAAAAACGAACCTTTGGCACGTTATACCAGCTGGCGTGTTGGTGGCGCAGCAGATACTTTATTTGTGCCGGATGGTTTAGATGAGTTGATTGCATTTTTGGCTGAGTTAGATCCAGATGAGTCAGTTTGTTTTATTGGCTTAGGCAGTAATTTATTAGTCAGAGATGGTGGTGTGCGTGGCACGGTTGTTGTGATGCATCAAGCATTGAAGACTATTAAAATAGATGGTGCTTATCTCTATGCAGAAGCAGGCATTACTTGCGGCAAGCTAGCCAAATTTAGTGCGGCTAATAGCCAAATGGGTGCTGAATTTATGGCAGGTATTCCTGGTACTGTTGGTGGCGCTTTGGCCATGAATGCGGGTTGTTATGGCGGAGTGACGTGGGATATTGTGGAACAAGTATTAACAATTGATCGATACGGTAATACACATATTAGAAAAGCAGATGCGTTTGTGACCGGCTATCGCAGTGTCAGTATGCCAGTTGCAGATGAATGGTTTGCTGCTGCTTGGTTTAAGTTGGCAGAAGGTGATCCAAGAGCATCAACTAACAGAATTAAAGATTTATTAGCAAAGCGTTTGGCTAGTCAGCCACTGAACTATCCAAGCGGTGGGTCGACTTTCCGTAACCCTGAAGGTGACTTTGCCGCAAGGTTAATTGAAGCAAGTGGATTAAAAGGTTTTCAAATAGGTCAGGCACAAGTATCACCAAAGCATGCCAACTTTATCGTGAATCTTGGGGATTGTACTGCGCAAGACATTGAGTCTCTGATAGAACACGTAAAACAAACAGTATTTACAGAACAAGGCGTTATGTTGCAACAAGAAGTAAAGGTGATTGGTGAACATGCATAA
- a CDS encoding UDP-N-acetylmuramoyl-L-alanine--D-glutamate ligase, with the protein MMNHLQNKYVLVLGLGETGLSALRWLSAQGARVAIADTRDHPPNKELVEAEFPDINLFLGALDEETLKKADLLVVSPGVALSEPAIQAAILAGVSVVGDVELFARYRPAEAKVIAITGSNGKTTVTTLVGEMCKAAGLKTIVAGNIGLPVLATLAMETPDVYVLELSSFQLETTHHLVVDAATMLNLTEDHMDRYSDMATYAAAKAHIFYKAKHQVLNRDDAWSMIMERPSAIVTTFGLDFDVNAFGIHDEHNEIWLCDGQQHLMNVADLPIKGAHNAANALAAIALCRAIGLEYAPLLNALYNFKGLAHRVQWVATVDDVDYFDDSKGTNVGATCAAISGLPQTVVLIAGGDGKGQDFTPLKAPVSQHARAVILIGRDASLIEQALITTDVPMYHAQDMREAVVIARRIAQAGDAVLLSPACASFDMYTNYIHRAEAFIDAVRQQEAVTC; encoded by the coding sequence ATGATGAACCACTTACAAAATAAATACGTATTGGTATTAGGACTCGGTGAAACGGGCCTATCCGCATTGCGCTGGTTATCTGCACAAGGTGCACGTGTCGCTATAGCTGATACGCGTGATCATCCACCAAATAAAGAACTGGTGGAAGCTGAATTTCCTGATATCAATCTGTTCTTAGGCGCCCTAGATGAGGAGACTTTGAAAAAAGCGGATTTATTGGTTGTTAGTCCAGGGGTTGCGTTATCAGAGCCGGCGATTCAAGCAGCCATATTAGCTGGGGTCTCGGTGGTTGGTGATGTTGAATTGTTCGCACGCTATCGGCCTGCTGAAGCAAAAGTAATCGCAATTACTGGCTCCAATGGTAAAACAACAGTGACGACATTGGTGGGTGAAATGTGTAAAGCCGCGGGCTTAAAAACGATTGTGGCTGGTAATATCGGATTGCCAGTCTTGGCTACGCTTGCTATGGAAACGCCAGATGTTTATGTATTAGAGCTGTCTAGTTTTCAACTAGAGACCACGCATCATTTGGTGGTTGACGCCGCAACAATGTTGAACCTCACAGAAGATCATATGGATCGCTATAGTGATATGGCTACCTATGCCGCTGCTAAGGCCCATATTTTTTATAAAGCCAAGCACCAAGTGCTAAACCGCGACGACGCTTGGAGCATGATTATGGAACGCCCAAGCGCAATAGTGACGACCTTTGGTTTGGATTTTGATGTAAACGCATTTGGTATTCATGATGAACATAATGAAATCTGGCTGTGCGATGGTCAGCAACATTTAATGAATGTAGCGGATTTACCGATTAAAGGTGCGCATAATGCTGCCAATGCATTAGCGGCAATCGCGCTTTGTCGAGCTATTGGCTTGGAATATGCCCCTTTATTAAATGCCTTATATAACTTCAAAGGCTTAGCGCATCGCGTGCAATGGGTTGCTACGGTAGATGACGTTGATTATTTTGATGATTCAAAAGGAACCAATGTTGGTGCTACTTGCGCTGCTATCTCAGGATTGCCGCAAACAGTGGTCTTAATCGCAGGCGGTGATGGTAAAGGACAAGACTTTACACCATTGAAAGCACCTGTTAGTCAACATGCGCGCGCAGTGATATTAATTGGGCGCGATGCCAGTTTGATTGAGCAAGCATTGATTACAACAGATGTGCCAATGTATCACGCGCAAGATATGCGTGAAGCGGTTGTTATTGCACGACGCATTGCGCAAGCTGGCGATGCGGTACTGCTTTCACCTGCTTGTGCCAGTTTTGATATGTATACCAACTATATACATAGGGCAGAAGCATTTATTGATGCAGTCAGACAGCAAGAGGCAGTGACATGCTAA
- a CDS encoding UDP-N-acetylmuramate--L-alanine ligase, which produces MKHKVKNIHFVGIGGIGMSGIAEVLINLGFKVSGSDLVSNATTKRLESFGAKLYQSHAAENLGDADVVVVSTAVSERNPEVIAAREHHIPVVPRALMLAELMRFKQGIAIAGTHGKTTTTSLVASILAEAGMDPTFVIGGKLESASTNARLGAGEHIVVEADESDASFLHLSPILAVVTNIDRDHMETYEHSFDKLKNAFVEFLQQLPFWGMAVVCIDDHNVREILPRITKPVTTYGFSDDAGIRATDVRADNGKMHFKVTRTNGVVTELDVTLNLPGKHYVLNALAAIAIASELNVSDAAIIKALAEFKGVGRRFERYGEVSTGKGGTFTLIDDYGHHPVEMRAVIAAARDAFPNRRLVLAFQPHRYTRTRDCFEGFVQVISSVDVALLTEVYSAGEIPIVAADTQTLIGAIKVLDKVSPIYIETTEALPEAIMNVVQADDVVIVMGAGSIGQVAHRTKALMT; this is translated from the coding sequence ATGAAGCATAAAGTAAAAAATATTCATTTTGTTGGTATTGGTGGTATCGGCATGAGCGGTATTGCTGAGGTGTTGATTAACTTGGGATTTAAGGTCAGTGGTTCCGACCTAGTGAGTAATGCGACGACCAAGCGATTAGAAAGTTTTGGGGCAAAGTTGTATCAAAGTCATGCGGCAGAAAATCTAGGCGATGCTGATGTGGTGGTTGTTTCAACAGCGGTGAGTGAGCGAAATCCTGAAGTGATTGCCGCTAGAGAGCATCATATACCAGTAGTGCCACGCGCCTTAATGTTGGCAGAGTTGATGCGCTTTAAGCAAGGTATTGCGATTGCAGGCACCCACGGCAAAACAACGACAACTAGCTTGGTGGCTAGCATATTAGCAGAAGCAGGCATGGATCCAACTTTTGTGATTGGCGGAAAACTCGAGTCGGCCAGCACGAACGCAAGACTTGGGGCAGGCGAACATATTGTGGTTGAGGCTGATGAGTCTGATGCATCGTTTTTACATTTGAGCCCAATATTAGCGGTGGTGACGAATATTGACCGTGACCATATGGAAACCTATGAGCATAGCTTTGATAAGCTGAAGAATGCCTTTGTTGAATTTTTGCAACAATTGCCTTTTTGGGGCATGGCTGTGGTGTGTATTGATGATCACAATGTGCGTGAAATTTTGCCGCGTATTACCAAGCCTGTCACTACCTATGGTTTTAGTGATGATGCAGGTATTCGTGCAACTGATGTTCGTGCAGATAACGGCAAAATGCATTTTAAAGTAACGCGTACAAATGGCGTGGTCACAGAGTTAGATGTGACATTAAATCTACCTGGTAAACACTATGTATTAAATGCCTTGGCTGCTATTGCCATTGCCAGTGAGTTAAATGTGTCAGATGCCGCCATTATCAAAGCATTGGCAGAGTTTAAAGGCGTTGGCCGTCGTTTTGAACGTTATGGTGAAGTCTCTACCGGTAAAGGTGGAACGTTTACTTTGATTGACGATTACGGTCATCATCCGGTTGAGATGCGTGCAGTGATTGCTGCAGCGCGCGATGCTTTTCCCAATAGACGGCTGGTTTTGGCTTTTCAGCCACACCGTTATACCCGCACCCGAGATTGTTTTGAGGGGTTTGTGCAGGTGATTTCTAGCGTGGATGTTGCATTGTTAACAGAAGTGTATTCTGCGGGAGAAATACCTATAGTGGCCGCCGATACACAGACGCTGATTGGCGCAATTAAGGTGTTGGATAAGGTGAGCCCCATTTATATAGAAACAACAGAAGCATTGCCAGAAGCCATTATGAATGTTGTACAAGCAGATGATGTGGTGATTGTGATGGGGGCTGGCAGTATTGGTCAAGTTGCACACAGAACGAAAGCGCTGATGACATGA
- the murG gene encoding undecaprenyldiphospho-muramoylpentapeptide beta-N-acetylglucosaminyltransferase, which produces MTAKQLKPTLMVMAGGTGGHVYPAIAVADYLQSRGWQIVWLATEGGMENRLIADKAYRKAMITMRGVRGKGLLGWVFLPFQLFIACQQSVSAIMQYQPDVVLGMGGFAAFPGGLMAKVLGKPLVIHEQNAVAGLTNRTLSVLANKVLAAFPAAFGAKAELVGNPVRQDITELPLPETRYAQRTGKIKLLVLGGSLGAAALNDVLPKALATLPEAQRPEVVHQAGEKHIATLEANYLQAGVVAETKAYIQDMATIYAWADVVVCRAGALTVAELACVGVASILVPFPHAVDDHQTGNAHYLSEKSAAILIQQTAFSVEKASEILKQLTRHDCLAMANKARALAKPDAAVSVANICIGLAGITA; this is translated from the coding sequence ATGACAGCTAAGCAACTAAAACCAACATTAATGGTAATGGCTGGCGGCACGGGCGGTCATGTCTACCCTGCAATTGCGGTCGCTGATTATTTGCAATCACGAGGCTGGCAAATTGTTTGGCTTGCTACTGAAGGTGGAATGGAAAACCGTTTAATTGCAGACAAAGCTTATCGCAAAGCGATGATCACTATGCGTGGTGTACGAGGCAAAGGTTTATTAGGTTGGGTATTTTTACCATTTCAATTATTCATTGCATGTCAGCAAAGCGTCTCGGCAATAATGCAGTATCAGCCGGATGTCGTGTTGGGTATGGGTGGCTTTGCCGCTTTTCCAGGCGGATTAATGGCTAAAGTGTTAGGTAAGCCTTTGGTGATTCATGAGCAGAACGCAGTTGCGGGATTGACCAATCGAACATTAAGTGTGCTAGCCAATAAGGTGCTGGCTGCTTTCCCAGCAGCATTTGGCGCTAAAGCTGAATTGGTAGGTAACCCAGTTCGTCAGGATATTACCGAGTTGCCCTTACCTGAAACACGTTACGCACAAAGAACAGGAAAAATAAAATTGTTAGTACTTGGTGGTAGTTTGGGTGCTGCTGCTTTGAATGATGTTTTGCCAAAGGCGCTAGCGACCTTGCCAGAAGCGCAGCGTCCGGAAGTGGTGCATCAAGCAGGTGAAAAACATATTGCAACCTTGGAAGCTAATTATCTACAGGCGGGCGTGGTCGCCGAAACTAAAGCTTATATCCAAGATATGGCCACTATCTATGCATGGGCTGATGTGGTGGTTTGTAGAGCGGGCGCATTAACCGTGGCTGAATTAGCTTGCGTTGGTGTTGCGAGTATTTTGGTTCCTTTCCCGCATGCGGTGGATGATCATCAAACAGGCAATGCACACTATTTAAGTGAAAAGAGCGCGGCGATATTAATTCAGCAAACAGCCTTTAGTGTAGAAAAAGCCAGCGAAATATTGAAGCAACTCACACGGCATGATTGTTTAGCAATGGCAAACAAAGCGCGCGCCTTAGCAAAGCCAGATGCTGCTGTGTCTGTGGCCAATATATGCATCGGATTAGCGGGAATCACAGCATGA
- a CDS encoding D-alanine--D-alanine ligase, with protein sequence MNQFGRVAVLLGGESGEREISLKSGHAVLAALIRQGVDAVAFDPGQQDVADLENYDRVFIALHGKYGEDGTIQRILDAMEVPYTGSGVTASAIGMDKWQTKLKWDEARVVTPAFELVHAQSDFAAIEQKLGFPIFVKPANEGSSIGITKVKQSGELKAAYAIAAKADPLVIAEACISGGEYTVGILGQKALPIIRIVPKTEFYDFEAKYLRNDTEYLCPSGLSAELEAQIQQEALYAFNAIGCSGWGRVDFLMDESGNYYFLEVNTSPGMTDHSLVPMAAKAAGIDFDTLVVTILQMTLNKRVSDVASA encoded by the coding sequence ATGAATCAATTTGGCCGTGTTGCAGTGCTGCTAGGTGGTGAATCTGGAGAGCGTGAAATATCGCTCAAGAGTGGTCATGCTGTGTTAGCGGCATTAATTCGACAGGGTGTGGATGCTGTGGCATTTGACCCTGGTCAGCAAGACGTTGCTGATTTGGAAAATTATGACCGTGTGTTTATTGCATTACACGGTAAATATGGTGAAGACGGCACCATTCAACGCATATTAGATGCAATGGAAGTGCCTTATACGGGTAGTGGCGTTACGGCTTCAGCAATTGGTATGGATAAATGGCAAACCAAATTAAAGTGGGATGAGGCGCGAGTGGTAACACCAGCATTTGAGCTGGTCCATGCACAAAGCGATTTTGCAGCAATAGAACAAAAATTAGGTTTCCCAATTTTTGTTAAACCTGCAAATGAGGGTTCAAGCATTGGTATTACGAAAGTAAAACAATCGGGAGAGCTGAAAGCAGCCTATGCAATAGCGGCTAAAGCAGATCCACTTGTGATAGCGGAAGCCTGTATTAGTGGTGGTGAATATACGGTTGGGATTTTGGGTCAAAAAGCACTGCCGATTATACGTATTGTGCCAAAGACGGAGTTTTATGATTTTGAAGCGAAATACCTCCGTAACGATACTGAGTACTTATGTCCTAGTGGTTTAAGTGCAGAACTTGAGGCACAAATTCAACAAGAAGCTTTATATGCTTTTAACGCGATTGGGTGTAGTGGTTGGGGGCGGGTTGATTTTTTAATGGATGAGTCAGGCAATTACTATTTTTTAGAAGTGAACACCAGTCCAGGTATGACTGACCATAGTTTAGTCCCTATGGCAGCAAAAGCGGCAGGTATTGATTTTGATACATTGGTTGTCACTATTTTACAGATGACATTAAACAAGAGGGTGAGCGATGTGGCATCAGCCTAA